One genomic segment of bacterium includes these proteins:
- a CDS encoding HigA family addiction module antitoxin, translating to MLQRTVHPGEVLKGELEEFGITPTELARQIAVPPNRVSQIIAGKRSITGDTALRLGHWFGAEPQFWMNLQTQHDLAMAVQKHGEAVEALPTGDCDYGRTSRSRSRKGG from the coding sequence ATGTTGCAAAGAACTGTTCATCCGGGGGAGGTGCTCAAGGGCGAGTTGGAGGAGTTCGGGATCACGCCGACCGAGCTAGCTCGCCAGATTGCCGTGCCGCCCAATCGGGTATCTCAGATCATTGCCGGCAAGCGGTCGATCACCGGTGATACGGCGCTTCGGCTCGGCCACTGGTTCGGCGCTGAGCCTCAGTTTTGGATGAACCTGCAAACCCAACACGATTTGGCGATGGCGGTCCAGAAACACGGCGAAGCAGTGGAGGCACTGCCCACGGGGGACTGTGATTACGGGCGCACATCGAGATCACGGAGCCGAAAAGGCGGCTGA
- a CDS encoding DUF2442 domain-containing protein, producing MLSPHVVELEVLEPYKLWLRFDDGTSGIVDMSDSTALGGVFAAWTDQDFWRSAHLVADSGAVAWDDGTEVDVCPLSLYLDVTGQSFDELSSENFSAISD from the coding sequence ATGCTGTCGCCCCACGTAGTCGAACTCGAGGTTCTAGAGCCGTACAAGCTCTGGCTGCGGTTCGACGACGGCACCAGCGGCATTGTCGACATGTCGGATAGCACAGCCCTTGGCGGCGTCTTCGCGGCATGGACTGACCAGGACTTCTGGCGCTCTGCACATTTAGTGGCCGATTCCGGTGCAGTGGCGTGGGACGATGGCACTGAAGTCGATGTCTGCCCGCTAAGCCTCTATCTCGACGTCACCGGCCAATCTTTCGACGAACTGTCCTCCGAGAACTTCTCAGCCATCTCTGACTAA
- a CDS encoding MbcA/ParS/Xre antitoxin family protein: MESWSDTDPLLDSNAAVDLARTVMSDDAARFWLRSPNPNLGYERPLDLVAAGNNQRVTDLLLALAEGVTA, encoded by the coding sequence ATGGAGAGCTGGAGCGACACAGACCCGCTCCTAGATTCGAATGCCGCCGTCGACCTTGCCCGCACGGTGATGAGCGATGACGCAGCAAGATTCTGGTTGCGCTCACCAAACCCAAATCTTGGCTACGAGAGGCCGCTAGACCTGGTTGCAGCAGGCAACAACCAACGAGTGACCGATCTGCTGCTCGCCTTGGCCGAGGGCGTCACCGCCTAG
- a CDS encoding type II toxin-antitoxin system PemK/MazF family toxin, whose protein sequence is MYLVADDAISLPPDSAREYHDERRPFVIVSGQESNDNPAWPLVLGCPMSSSTTHKTQFCVKLAAGEANCPKKTWIRVPAIQPLEKKALGDHTGPLPDEKLELLRARVLQYMGLADGTSPF, encoded by the coding sequence GTGTATCTAGTCGCGGACGACGCGATTTCGCTCCCGCCCGACTCAGCGCGGGAATATCATGATGAGCGCCGTCCATTTGTGATTGTCAGCGGCCAAGAATCCAATGACAACCCCGCTTGGCCGCTCGTCTTGGGCTGTCCGATGTCCAGCTCGACAACACACAAGACCCAATTCTGCGTCAAGCTCGCCGCCGGAGAGGCCAATTGCCCTAAGAAGACTTGGATTCGGGTTCCCGCCATCCAGCCACTGGAGAAGAAGGCGCTGGGCGACCACACAGGGCCGTTGCCAGACGAGAAGCTGGAATTGCTCAGGGCAAGGGTGCTGCAATACATGGGACTTGCAGACGGAACCAGCCCGTTCTGA
- a CDS encoding DUF4065 domain-containing protein — MSLVATNRERAAKCIEALLVLASRKNLQINRTKVAKLLYLADLRSVDQSGATGSGIAWRWLNHGPFDNVLSSIEDGLVQKGIVERETTRWGRWNENREHDLKAAHISSSLIDGSDAFVAHIDAVLDDMGSWTANRLKKHAYQTPPLVEAKENDDRGGLLDLDENEQIPNIGPALARYQRILDDQPPDDTPTSEDYSFLVEELEALADARARATRRIL; from the coding sequence ATGAGTCTGGTAGCTACCAATAGAGAGCGCGCAGCAAAGTGCATTGAGGCCCTCTTGGTTCTGGCTTCAAGGAAGAACTTACAGATCAATCGCACCAAGGTCGCCAAGTTGCTCTATCTGGCTGACCTCCGCTCCGTAGACCAAAGTGGCGCCACAGGGTCAGGGATAGCGTGGCGATGGCTGAATCATGGACCATTCGACAACGTGCTCTCCTCTATAGAAGACGGCCTTGTTCAGAAAGGAATCGTTGAGAGGGAAACAACACGGTGGGGACGGTGGAACGAAAACAGGGAGCACGACCTCAAGGCCGCCCATATATCGTCATCTCTAATTGACGGGTCGGATGCTTTTGTCGCACATATCGATGCCGTCTTGGACGACATGGGGAGCTGGACAGCGAACAGGTTGAAAAAGCACGCCTATCAGACGCCGCCGCTGGTAGAGGCCAAGGAGAACGATGATCGAGGAGGCCTCCTCGATTTGGATGAGAATGAGCAGATTCCCAACATAGGACCGGCTTTGGCCCGATATCAGAGGATTTTGGACGATCAGCCGCCAGATGACACTCCGACAAGCGAAGATTATTCCTTCTTGGTGGAAGAGCTAGAGGCCCTGGCCGATGCACGCGCAAGGGCCACCCGCAGGATTCTGTAG
- a CDS encoding DUF3800 domain-containing protein — protein MHFCYIDESGGFEAPNLSPAATPLVAFAGVIFPASAIAPLTLDLLDVKRRFKAQPQRHHLNFLLEEIKGSALRRGVRSTSRRERRGKLGVLHETVRLLEEHDARIVGRILIKKPTEGLDPDKAYTLSVQIIARHFNRFLEENNSHGLIMCDNRAHDDDVRVSHSLLTRKLKATGDELPRIMESVVFARSSNHAGLQIADIVASGLLFPIAARAYCADWTGSTHAHPRFDELQSRFSARLKRLRYLYQDDEGLTRGGIAVSDKYRNQRSRLLFG, from the coding sequence ATGCACTTCTGCTACATCGACGAGTCTGGCGGTTTCGAAGCGCCGAATCTGAGTCCGGCTGCGACGCCGCTGGTCGCATTCGCCGGAGTCATCTTCCCGGCTTCTGCTATCGCGCCGCTGACTCTTGATCTTCTCGATGTGAAACGGAGATTTAAAGCCCAGCCCCAAAGGCACCACCTCAATTTTCTTCTTGAAGAGATCAAGGGCTCAGCCCTTCGCAGAGGCGTGCGATCAACAAGCCGCCGGGAGAGGCGAGGAAAGCTAGGGGTGCTCCATGAGACTGTCCGTCTGCTCGAAGAACACGACGCTCGCATAGTCGGGCGGATCTTGATCAAGAAGCCCACCGAGGGACTCGATCCCGACAAGGCGTACACACTGTCGGTACAGATCATCGCTCGGCACTTCAACCGATTCCTCGAAGAAAACAACTCTCACGGCCTCATCATGTGCGACAACAGGGCCCATGACGATGACGTACGTGTCTCCCACTCCTTGCTTACCCGGAAGCTCAAGGCCACCGGTGACGAGCTCCCCCGAATCATGGAATCGGTCGTGTTCGCCAGGAGCAGCAACCACGCGGGGCTTCAGATTGCGGACATTGTTGCCTCCGGGCTGCTGTTTCCCATCGCCGCTCGGGCGTACTGCGCTGATTGGACTGGCAGCACCCACGCACACCCCAGATTTGACGAACTCCAGTCCAGGTTCTCTGCCCGGCTGAAGAGGCTTCGGTACCTATATCAAGACGACGAAGGATTGACACGTGGCGGGATAGCTGTCAGCGACAAGTACCGGAACCAGCGTTCCAGACTGCTATTTGGATGA
- a CDS encoding maleylpyruvate isomerase family mycothiol-dependent enzyme, with product MTGSVGVVEAVASRHRELAGVLEAVQPNIVSAGSQLPGWSRLNIVCHLRYGAQASHRMTSDALAGQPTAFYPGGRSAQRPSTLHPGPQESPADVVQSLIEASAALDGLWAQIPPEAWDGTIVHEPEDNPDIGPITLLQLAILRLTEVEVHGTDLDLGLSDWSDPFIDAALPMRIAWLPRRHTPSQASSGSWNLVATDGPSFNVAVSQGVVSASPGKADQADATISGPKADLLGLLLGRVDVADLTIAGDETTAHRFATTFLPP from the coding sequence GTGACCGGCAGCGTTGGCGTTGTCGAGGCGGTTGCGTCGAGGCACCGTGAGTTGGCCGGGGTGCTTGAGGCAGTTCAGCCCAACATCGTCTCGGCTGGCTCCCAACTGCCGGGATGGAGCCGGCTCAACATCGTCTGTCATCTCCGGTATGGGGCTCAGGCCAGCCATCGGATGACCAGCGACGCCCTGGCTGGACAACCGACCGCCTTCTATCCGGGCGGGAGATCGGCGCAGAGGCCGTCCACGCTTCATCCTGGCCCTCAAGAGAGCCCAGCCGATGTGGTGCAGTCGCTTATCGAGGCCAGCGCGGCTCTCGACGGGTTGTGGGCCCAGATCCCCCCTGAGGCGTGGGATGGCACAATCGTCCACGAACCCGAGGACAATCCCGACATCGGGCCGATCACCCTTTTGCAGCTGGCGATCTTGAGGTTGACCGAGGTCGAAGTGCATGGAACCGACCTCGACCTTGGCCTCTCCGACTGGAGCGATCCGTTCATCGACGCCGCACTCCCCATGAGGATCGCCTGGCTCCCACGACGCCACACTCCCAGCCAAGCCTCATCGGGCTCATGGAACCTCGTGGCCACCGACGGCCCATCGTTCAACGTGGCAGTGTCCCAAGGCGTGGTATCGGCTTCTCCCGGCAAGGCCGACCAAGCCGACGCAACCATCTCGGGGCCGAAAGCCGATCTGCTAGGGCTGCTGTTGGGCCGCGTGGATGTCGCAGACCTGACCATCGCTGGAGACGAAACCACCGCACACCGATTCGCCACCACGTTTCTTCCGCCGTGA